A genomic segment from Variovorax paradoxus B4 encodes:
- a CDS encoding AAA family ATPase: MSTETPFSTSSATAELMEQILYEVKRVVVGQDRFLERVMVAMLAGGHLLVEGVPGLAKTLTIKTLADTVRGQFKRIQFTPDLVPADLVGTRIYNQKTGEFSTSLGPVFANLLLADEINRAPAKVQSALLEVMQERQVTIAGETHRVPRPFLVMATQNPIETEGTYPLPEAQVDRFMMKVLVDYPSDEEEFVIVQRVIGSLVEVNPVATTEQLATLQAEARRVYVDPSLIQYAVKLVSATRTPDKHGLKDMRRFITFGASPRASISLTEGARALALLRGRSYALPEDMTALVPDVLRHRVTLSYEGLSEGLTPDSLIEKIMKAVPAPPKPLEHEKLVA; encoded by the coding sequence ATGAGCACTGAGACCCCCTTTTCCACGTCTTCCGCCACGGCCGAACTGATGGAGCAGATCCTCTACGAGGTCAAGCGCGTGGTGGTGGGCCAGGACCGCTTCCTGGAGCGCGTGATGGTGGCCATGCTCGCGGGCGGGCACCTGCTGGTCGAAGGCGTGCCGGGCCTCGCGAAGACGCTCACCATCAAGACGCTGGCCGACACCGTGCGCGGCCAGTTCAAGCGCATCCAGTTCACGCCCGACCTGGTGCCGGCCGACCTGGTGGGCACGCGCATCTACAACCAGAAGACCGGCGAGTTCAGCACCTCGCTCGGCCCGGTGTTCGCCAACCTGCTGCTGGCCGACGAAATCAACCGCGCGCCCGCCAAGGTGCAGAGCGCGCTGCTCGAGGTGATGCAGGAGCGCCAGGTCACCATTGCCGGCGAAACGCACAGGGTGCCGCGCCCCTTCCTGGTCATGGCCACGCAGAACCCGATCGAGACCGAGGGCACCTATCCGCTGCCGGAGGCGCAGGTCGACCGTTTCATGATGAAGGTGCTGGTCGACTACCCGAGCGACGAGGAAGAGTTCGTCATCGTCCAGCGCGTGATCGGCTCGCTGGTCGAGGTCAATCCGGTGGCAACCACCGAGCAGCTCGCAACCCTGCAGGCCGAGGCGCGGCGCGTGTACGTCGACCCTTCGCTCATCCAGTACGCGGTCAAGCTGGTGTCGGCCACGCGCACGCCCGACAAGCACGGCCTGAAGGACATGCGCCGCTTCATCACTTTCGGCGCGAGTCCGCGCGCGAGCATCAGCCTCACCGAAGGCGCGCGCGCGCTCGCGCTGCTGCGCGGTCGCAGCTATGCCCTGCCCGAAGACATGACGGCGCTGGTGCCCGACGTACTGCGCCATCGCGTGACGCTTTCCTACGAAGGCTTGTCCGAAGGCCTCACACCCGACAGCCTGATCGAGAAGATCATGAAGGCCGTTCCCGCTCCTCCCAAACCGCTCGAACATGAAAAGCTGGTGGCGTAA
- a CDS encoding spermidine synthase, with protein MATSKTPVLPEVNFSDWGDIRYLHLGTEWVQGSMKLDAPFEIELEYVQRMMAWLLFADPKSLASRHAMQLGLGAATLTKFCRKTLRMRTTAVELNPQVVSACRGWFKLPADDPKLRVVIADAALEIRKPEWQGTVDALQVDLYDHEAAAPVLDSEDFYADCRALLTEDGCMTVNLFGRSSSYERSLEKIAAAFGADAVWAFKPTREGNTVVLAQRTPSRPKREALAERAQTIQTRWGLPAPKWLRVFKPLNPT; from the coding sequence ATGGCCACGAGCAAAACTCCCGTTCTCCCCGAAGTCAATTTTTCCGACTGGGGCGACATCCGCTACCTGCACCTTGGCACCGAATGGGTCCAGGGCTCGATGAAGCTCGATGCGCCGTTCGAAATCGAACTTGAATACGTGCAGCGCATGATGGCCTGGCTGCTGTTCGCCGACCCGAAGAGCCTGGCGAGCCGCCATGCGATGCAGCTCGGCCTCGGCGCGGCCACGCTCACCAAGTTCTGCCGCAAGACCCTGCGCATGCGCACCACCGCGGTGGAGCTCAATCCGCAGGTGGTGTCGGCCTGCCGCGGCTGGTTCAAGCTGCCGGCCGACGACCCGAAGCTGCGCGTGGTCATTGCCGATGCGGCGCTCGAGATCCGCAAGCCCGAGTGGCAGGGCACGGTCGATGCGCTGCAGGTCGACCTGTACGACCATGAGGCCGCCGCGCCGGTGCTCGACAGCGAAGACTTCTACGCCGATTGCCGCGCGCTGCTCACCGAAGACGGCTGCATGACGGTCAACCTCTTCGGCCGCTCGTCGAGCTACGAACGCAGCCTCGAGAAAATCGCCGCTGCATTCGGCGCCGACGCGGTCTGGGCCTTCAAGCCGACGCGCGAAGGCAACACGGTGGTGCTGGCGCAGCGCACGCCGAGCCGGCCCAAGCGCGAAGCCCTTGCCGAGCGCGCCCAAACGATCCAGACTCGATGGGGCCTGCCCGCGCCGAAATGGCTGCGCGTGTTCAAGCCGCTGAATCCCACCTGA
- a CDS encoding DNA-deoxyinosine glycosylase: protein MNSPVAPGTASAVLTGLAPIVSPVTVVLILGSFPGVRSLELQQYYAHPQNQFWKILQAAWPHHPLPMGADSYPEKKEWLLDRGLGVWDVYAACEREGSLDSAIRAPVANDIAGLHLPRLAAIAHNGGESFKHARHTRTLGVPVHQLPSTSPANASWSFERKLAAWREVFDAHHLL from the coding sequence ATGAATTCACCTGTCGCGCCCGGCACCGCCAGCGCAGTGCTTACGGGACTCGCACCGATCGTCTCGCCCGTCACCGTCGTGCTGATCCTGGGCAGCTTCCCGGGCGTGCGGTCGCTCGAACTGCAGCAGTACTATGCGCATCCGCAAAATCAGTTCTGGAAAATCTTGCAAGCCGCTTGGCCCCACCATCCGCTCCCCATGGGCGCAGACAGCTATCCCGAGAAGAAAGAGTGGCTGCTCGACCGCGGCCTGGGCGTGTGGGACGTGTACGCCGCCTGCGAGCGCGAGGGCAGCCTCGACTCCGCCATTCGCGCGCCCGTGGCCAACGACATCGCGGGCCTGCACTTGCCCCGGCTGGCCGCCATTGCGCACAACGGCGGCGAGAGCTTCAAGCATGCGCGCCACACGCGCACCCTGGGGGTGCCGGTCCATCAGCTGCCTTCCACCAGCCCCGCCAACGCGTCGTGGAGCTTCGAGCGCAAGCTCGCAGCCTGGCGCGAGGTCTTTGACGCCCACCACCTTCTTTGA
- a CDS encoding TatD family hydrolase has product MAVFVDTHCHLDAPEFGAEMPLIRARAAERGVALCVIPAVAVFNFATVRELAQVQGDAYALGIHPLCTGNAQDADLEALDAELAARRSDPRLVAVGEIGLDYFVEGLDSDKQQHFFHTQLQLARKYDLPVLIHVRRSVDKVLKHLRQTAAGRPWQGIAHAFNGSEQQATACIDIGLKLGFGGTVTFDRALQLRRLAATLPLDSMVMETDAPDIQPHWLYRTQAQRAAGEPQGRNEPGELPRIAEVVARLRGMEVDELARATTRNALKALPGLESLLSLSEGRPHPA; this is encoded by the coding sequence ATGGCTGTATTTGTCGATACCCACTGCCACCTCGATGCGCCCGAATTCGGTGCGGAAATGCCGCTCATCCGTGCACGGGCCGCCGAACGGGGCGTCGCGCTGTGCGTCATTCCTGCCGTGGCGGTCTTCAATTTTGCGACCGTGCGCGAGCTGGCGCAGGTGCAGGGCGACGCCTATGCGCTCGGAATCCACCCGCTGTGCACCGGCAATGCGCAGGATGCCGACCTGGAGGCGCTCGATGCCGAGCTTGCCGCACGCCGCAGCGACCCACGGCTGGTCGCGGTCGGCGAAATCGGTCTCGACTACTTCGTGGAAGGGTTGGACAGCGACAAGCAGCAGCACTTTTTTCACACTCAGTTGCAACTCGCGCGCAAATACGATCTGCCGGTGCTCATCCACGTGCGCCGCTCGGTCGACAAGGTGCTCAAGCACCTGCGGCAGACCGCGGCCGGCCGGCCGTGGCAGGGCATCGCCCATGCGTTCAACGGCAGCGAGCAGCAGGCCACGGCCTGCATCGACATCGGGCTGAAGCTGGGCTTCGGCGGCACCGTCACCTTCGATCGCGCATTGCAGCTGCGGCGGCTGGCGGCCACGCTTCCGCTCGATTCGATGGTGATGGAAACCGATGCGCCCGACATCCAGCCGCATTGGCTCTACCGCACCCAGGCGCAGCGCGCGGCCGGCGAACCGCAGGGCCGCAACGAACCGGGCGAACTGCCGCGCATCGCCGAAGTGGTGGCCCGGCTGCGCGGAATGGAAGTCGATGAACTGGCCCGGGCCACCACCCGCAACGCGCTGAAAGCCCTGCCGGGGCTCGAAAGTCTTCTTTCGTTGTCGGAAGGCCGGCCGCACCCCGCGTAG
- a CDS encoding DUF58 domain-containing protein — protein MKSWWRKAPAAANDERLIAEAGGAERALRRLEWTVIRRLDGLLQGDYRTLMRGTGLDLADLREYQHNDDVRHIDWNVTARLQTPHVRVFTEDREMSAWFVLDLSRSVDFGSGLKAKREISAGFVGVLARLLTRHGNRVGALVYGTDLEAVIPPRSGRRHVLHLLHAMERRADKVDAAPTQKGMTRLADLLKSAATLMPRRSTVFVVSDFLSEPGWERPLGQLVQRHEVIAVRLFDPLELELPDLGLVPLRDAETGEQLWVDTHDAGFRKRFARLAAEREATLRASLAKAGVDALELSTSDDLVEAIVRFADLRKRRMRIGPGSMKAVAA, from the coding sequence ATGAAAAGCTGGTGGCGTAAGGCCCCCGCGGCCGCGAACGACGAACGGCTCATCGCCGAAGCCGGTGGAGCGGAACGCGCGCTGCGCCGGCTCGAATGGACCGTCATCCGCCGTCTCGATGGCCTGCTGCAGGGCGACTACCGCACGCTGATGCGCGGCACCGGCCTCGACCTGGCCGACCTGCGCGAATACCAGCACAACGACGACGTGCGCCACATCGACTGGAACGTCACCGCCCGCCTGCAGACACCGCACGTGCGCGTCTTCACCGAAGACCGCGAGATGTCGGCCTGGTTCGTGCTCGACCTGAGCCGCTCGGTCGATTTCGGCTCCGGCCTCAAAGCCAAGCGCGAAATCTCGGCCGGCTTCGTCGGCGTGCTCGCGCGCCTGCTCACGCGCCACGGCAACCGGGTGGGGGCACTGGTCTACGGCACCGACCTCGAAGCGGTGATTCCGCCGCGCAGCGGCCGCCGGCACGTGCTGCATCTGCTGCATGCGATGGAGCGGCGGGCCGACAAGGTCGATGCCGCGCCCACGCAAAAAGGCATGACCCGCCTGGCCGATCTGTTGAAATCCGCCGCCACGCTGATGCCGCGCCGCTCCACCGTGTTCGTGGTGTCCGACTTCCTGAGCGAGCCCGGCTGGGAACGCCCGCTCGGCCAGTTGGTACAGCGGCATGAAGTCATTGCCGTGCGCCTGTTCGATCCGCTCGAGCTCGAGCTGCCCGATCTTGGCCTGGTGCCGCTGCGCGACGCAGAAACCGGCGAGCAGCTCTGGGTCGACACGCACGACGCCGGCTTTCGCAAGCGCTTTGCGCGCCTGGCGGCCGAGCGTGAAGCAACGCTGCGTGCTTCGCTCGCGAAAGCGGGCGTCGACGCGCTGGAGCTTTCGACCAGCGACGACCTGGTGGAAGCCATCGTTCGTTTCGCCGACCTGCGCAAGCGCCGCATGCGCATCGGCCCGGGCAGCATGAAGGCGGTGGCAGCATGA
- a CDS encoding S1C family serine protease — protein sequence MRRPAFYSRSPRTLPQAADSAAHQAAVSSPEGGGNGAPPDSSPPPNPHAKAGWQPGRRSFAFLLVLCAALVAGGATWWPRQGKALTQKDIDSAVLRTLQTNTLPSPAAKAAEIVRPSVVRVVGYGPEKATPEAKTQKRGRNMAKGKPPEADAPPGEVERGVGTGVVIVDKGVILTNLHVVAGAETIKVTFSDGLEAVATITGVQPENDLAVLQAQKIPDDLIPAAMRSTGDLRPGDQVAAVGFPFGIGPSVSAGVVSGLKRSFRSPEGKQELGNLIQFDAAANPGNSGGPLINMDGEVLGIVTAILNPTQQRTFIGIGFAVPIENAASAAGSPPF from the coding sequence ATGCGCAGGCCCGCTTTTTACAGCCGTTCGCCCCGCACGCTGCCCCAAGCGGCCGATTCCGCGGCCCATCAGGCTGCCGTGTCATCGCCCGAGGGTGGAGGCAACGGTGCGCCGCCCGATTCATCGCCCCCCCCGAATCCCCATGCCAAGGCCGGCTGGCAGCCAGGCCGGCGCAGCTTTGCGTTCCTCCTGGTGCTGTGCGCCGCGCTGGTTGCAGGCGGCGCCACGTGGTGGCCCCGGCAGGGCAAGGCGTTGACGCAGAAGGACATCGATTCAGCCGTGCTGCGCACGCTGCAGACCAACACGCTCCCCTCGCCCGCCGCAAAGGCCGCCGAGATCGTGCGGCCCTCGGTGGTCCGGGTGGTCGGCTACGGCCCCGAGAAGGCCACGCCCGAGGCCAAGACCCAGAAGCGCGGCCGCAACATGGCCAAGGGCAAGCCGCCCGAAGCCGACGCGCCGCCGGGCGAGGTCGAACGCGGCGTGGGCACCGGGGTGGTCATCGTCGACAAGGGCGTGATCCTCACCAACCTGCATGTGGTTGCCGGCGCCGAGACCATCAAGGTCACCTTCTCCGACGGGCTCGAGGCCGTGGCCACCATCACCGGCGTGCAGCCCGAGAACGACCTCGCGGTGCTGCAGGCCCAGAAGATCCCCGACGACCTGATTCCCGCTGCCATGCGCTCGACCGGAGACCTGCGGCCCGGCGACCAGGTGGCCGCGGTCGGTTTTCCGTTCGGCATCGGCCCCTCGGTGTCGGCCGGCGTGGTGTCGGGCCTGAAGCGCTCGTTCCGCTCGCCCGAGGGCAAGCAGGAACTGGGCAACCTGATCCAGTTCGACGCGGCAGCCAACCCCGGCAACTCGGGTGGCCCGCTGATCAACATGGACGGCGAGGTGCTCGGCATCGTCACCGCCATCCTCAATCCCACGCAGCAGCGCACCTTCATCGGCATCGGGTTTGCGGTGCCCATTGAGAACGCGGCCTCGGCCGCGGGCTCGCCGCCGTTCTAG